CCATTAAGTGTAGAAAGAGTATATATGCTCTATTTTCATCATCAATGGataatttctcattttattgAGAGTTTTTAATCCAAAATTAGGGCTTTCTGAATGTTAGAAATTTAGAAATACACTTTCAAGTCCCAACCAAAGTCAAAAATACCAACCTTGAAGCTCTCTCCTTTTGATGGTTTTCAGCTCTAAACATTTCTCTGATTGGACCCTTTAAGAGTCTTTTTGTACTTGTCCCTACATACTACCTAGAAGAAATCCTcacttcaaaaaatatatatatctggtattttgtgaaattttttgaaTGAATACAAAACTTATAACTCTTGtgtttattttgataaaaagaaTATGAGTTAAGGATtgaaaataacatatttttgtATCACTAGTGATCATTAATAAGCCTTAtcacaccctaactatcttttTGTGAATTGGTTAAgccattagttttcttatcatTTTGTGATATCATGATTAacaatcaacacaaacaaacaagtaacaaattaaactttaagcaagatttttatttctatgttattaaaaacaaaaattgaaacTGTTTTTGAGACTTCCATCTTGCTATGCTTTTGGTTTAGCTTCGAAattaggcttttctttttcctgcAAGTGAAATTtttattgaagaaaaacgaagtGCTGCCACAGTGGGGCCAACTCCAAATTTTAGATCTTAAGTTTGAGGTTTCATTCTTGAGATGTGATAAATAGTATTTATTATATGTTATAATATTTATCTATTCTTCTAAGGTTAcactcaattttttattattcaatataagTGGCAAAGGTTTTGGATACCTTGAAACCTTTTGTGGCTACTTTTAATGAGAAAATAATTCTTTGTTTCTGTATTGTTATTTTCTATCCGAATAACATTCTTGTCtagtatgatatatatattgtatgtaCGTACTTTTGTTTTTGCATTTTTGGCTATTCGaccaaatatacaatttttcacATCACTACTTTTATTCACAATGCAGCTTTTCAATTGTGGTAGTATCTTTCGCAGAAATTGTTTGAACGCTAGCTTGGAATTGGTAAGCtatccaaactttatttttttatattttataaatcctagaagagtttgaatatcctagatattcatccatagtgaagtaAGTTCTGGAATTGCatgactgcggtcggatgggtggtaaTATTTGTACTGTTAATTATAGTTTTGTTAGTTTGTATTATTGTGGATGTTTTAATAGATTAAttgcatgtttaaaattttcgGGAACGTCTGAATTATAGATGTTATGCTGTCGAAATTTCTAATGAAAAAACACTTTTCATAAGACCAAAATAGTGTTGAATTAATTAGGTTAAGTTgaaatagaattattttattgtattaattaggttaattaaattgttgttttgttgttttgttagAAGTTTCGAAATGGATAGAGATTGGATGAGTGCGAATAGGTTAACAGTAAAATATAGGGAAGGTGTTGATTTCTTTTTGGAGTTTTCTGCAAAGAATGCGGATAATCCTGATTTGGTTCATTGCCCATGTCTCAAATGTGGTAACATGGAGCGTAtgaaaattttccaaataagaGAACATTTGTTTAAGAACGGTATAGACAGGAGTTATAAGGTTTGGTATCACCACGgagaaaaaattagaagatcgGGCGAGGGAACCTCTAGAAAGGATAAGATTGTTAATAATGTGGAGTATGAAGATGATCACATAGTAGAGATGATTAACGAAGCAGAGTTTGAATCGCAAGTTCGTCCTGAAACCCAAAGGGGCCTAATAAACAGTCTGCCAAACGGTACATTCCGCCTGCAAAGACACAATTATTGTCTGGACTTTCAGAGATTGTGAAGAATTGGCCTGCTAAGAAATCAAAGAGATACTATATTAAACCAGAAGTGTTCGGAGAATGCCAAGAGTGTTGGATCAGCGCTGACGAGGTGGAAGATGTGTGCGAGCTCCATAAGATTGGAAATACTGTTATGTCTCTTTGGTGCAGGTATAATAGTTAATAACTAAGTTAATatctaagttaaaaattatatatacaactgtttattaataatctgttttaatttagttatttgCAAGAACACACTTAATCTTGGTGGGTTGAGGAATACATATGCATTTAATAATCCTGCTTCGGTATCAACTGAAGCTggtaaactcaaacaacgttcaGAGAATCTATGTGAGCGAATGATGGGTATGCAACCTGAACAATGGTTGATATGTCTGTGGAATTCAGAGTAAGTATgcttttatattaataaatgtaACAAACTAATGGATCGATTAGTGAGTTGACTTAATTAACATGTTTTGTTCTGTAGTGATCACTGGTTGACAATTATGATTCATGCCAATACTCAAAGTGTTGCATATCTTGACTCGACGAATGACTTTATCCGAACTGATATTATGAAATGTATCCAAAagtaagttataattttttaaatttagattatgTTACAAAgcaattcattaattaatttctttttgtttAGTGCTGTGGACATGTACAGGATCGAAAAAAATATACGAAACAAGGGTCCAGTAAAAATCAACCAATACACGTGTCGACAGCAGCCGGATGGAGTACAATGTGGTTATTATGTTATGAAGATTATCCAGAGTTTCATGACTATTGTTAATCCTGcaagttttttgaaaaatcatgtAAACATGAATAACTACTCTTCTTTatttagtttgtattttaattatatatacttttaatataattattaatgttttttttatcttttgttttaCAGTTCAAGTTAGATGCTCCTTATAGTAACGAGGAGATCAATGTCGTACGGGATGAGTGGGCCGAATTTGTGAAGCCTTTGATTATAGATTAAGTACTTAAGGTTACTACACTTTTCTTATAATACATGAGTAACAAGTTttatgattattgttatcttttgcatatattattagtttatatttagtttacgatatacatggaatttaagttttagaatcgattttattaataattttggtattgtgtgattagttaatagaatcgattactaattttatataagttttcgaaatgttattttaattttttttgtattatgtatttactatattatatagagttattctaaaatttgataatgcaGGTGGGGAAAATCGCATGAAAAATTTGCAATTTTCCCTTACTtatatttgtgcttcattttataagtgacgcaataagtaaaaaaaaaagagtatttttgtaatagatATGGCATTTTTAAACCGACGGAATAAGTTTTTTGTGACAGTTTTAAAATGCCATGAAACATTTAGCGTCATTTTTTAACCGacgcttaaaataaaatagaaaagtaattttttagcGTCGGTTTTCAAAtgacgaaaattgtattttgcgTCTTTTTAAAAACGACGcaaataaaatactatttacGTCTACGGATTATACGTCGGTTCTGTAGACCGACGCAAAATCTTTATATGTCACTTATAAAACGACGAAAATacccctttttgtagtagtgtgggCATGAGTGCCTAATATTGAGGCGTTATAAGGAGAGAGGCAATCTTTCTTCACTTCATTGGTTGGGACCATTCTGTTATGGTTCAgattacactactacaaaaacccccttTAGAGGCGATTTTTAAGCtctttcagcgtcggttttcgcgaaattcgctaccgacgctgatcagggcgacgctaaagggtttataaaaaccgacgccatatgtacccctatggcgtcggtcattatgaaataaccgacgccataggacccctatggcgtcggttattattaAATAGCCGACGCCATAaagggtacatatggcgtcggtttttataaaataaccgactccataggggtttcctaattttttttcagctttcattaatatattttttttacatttattaaaaatctaaatttatttttgtattattaattaaattaaattaaagcataaataaaattaaattaaaaagttaaataaatacaaatttacattgctctatatgtttgtatattaggtattttttttattaatattttatattttataattaatatgtgtttgtattctagtattttagtatcatttttataattttttaagttatgttttatataataattagtatattgaatattaaaataatgtgtaatattttaatttttatgtaatttaatatttttatacatttaaattttataatatgggtttgtatttttctagtatattattattatttttataattttttaagttatgttttgtataataattagtttattgaataataaaataatgtgtaatattttaatttttatgtaatttaatatttttatacatttaaattttataatagggggttgtatttttctagtatattattattatttttataattttttaagttatgttttgtataataattagtttattgaatactaaaataatgtgtaatattttaatttttatgtaatttaatatttctatacatttaaattttataatatgggtttgtatttttctagtatattattattatttttataattttttaagttatgttttgtataataattagtatattatcccaatatttttgtattttttttagcttaCTATATCTATCATTAACACTCAACAATATCTATcctatgtattaatattattcgaaaattactctaagtatttaaggattatctaaatatatataaaaaatattcttataaaagtaagttaaagaaaacataccttataccaaaaattatgtacttgacttccgataaagtcacttccgataaaatcctaacaaccaagtttaagagaaacgaaaatcaaatattatcctaattctaccaaaatttcgtCAGCATAACGGCTATAATTGAACGTTtccaaaaaatttaaatgtattaataacattttcctaataccattaataaacaaaatttgagaacctttcaaatatgaactttgacattgataatcatggtactaacacgaacatgttatgagtcaaatataaacacctactaagtataataaatgcatagacacatcaattagattatacaagacaagtgcgtaaagtaacaaacaaaacaaatgtcacctaatttcacgaacatgttttgagtcaaatataaagtcgacctactaacacgaacatgttttgagtcaaatatgaatgtgttatgtcacctaatttcttacaactagcgagtaataacctagttatttatgttatgtacttttcctttaacatttatgttttttataataaaatttgatccaaattctACTGAAATTTAGGCAGCATAACGGCgataattggacgttcccaaaagtTTTAAAAGTGCCTcaagtaacaaacaaaacaaatataacaatacagaacaaagaaactaacataaacaatacaaaatttatccacccatccgaccgcagtacatgtattcgcagaacctacttcactacggatgaatatttaagatattcaaactcaactaagcatgcattgataattatttatactaacaaaaggttagtggatggatatacctattgcaaattcgatcaacaccgaaatatgtcgaccctcaaatattagcacacaaccaataacataatgcaatatacaaccaatttaaaattttaattattaaattacttactagttattaaacaaagtagcaagttactagctagttactaatttccatagttaatttttcaaaaaataacatataaatatatatacatatataatcaattatatattcacactaccattattttaaaaactttatctctaaactaattaaattcctactacctctcattctcattcacaacaaatatatataca
This Cannabis sativa cultivar Pink pepper isolate KNU-18-1 chromosome 6, ASM2916894v1, whole genome shotgun sequence DNA region includes the following protein-coding sequences:
- the LOC133028915 gene encoding uncharacterized protein LOC133028915, with product MIHANTQSVAYLDSTNDFIRTDIMKCIQNAVDMYRIEKNIRNKGPVKINQYTCRQQPDGVQCGYYVMKIIQSFMTIVNPASFLKNHFKLDAPYSNEEINVVRDEWAEFVKPLIID